In Pectobacterium aroidearum, the following are encoded in one genomic region:
- a CDS encoding gamma carbonic anhydrase family protein encodes MSAKTFRRYNGISPVLGERVMVDHSSVVIGKVTLGDDVGIWPLVAIRGDVNYITIGARSNIQDGSVLHITHCSEKKPEGNPLIIGEDVTVGHKAMLHGCRIGNRVLVGMGSILLDGAIVEDDVMIGAGSLVPPGKRLEKGHLYLGSPVKKIRPLTQEEIEGLIYSANNYVRWKDEYLAQDNE; translated from the coding sequence ATGAGTGCAAAAACATTCCGTCGTTATAACGGCATTTCTCCCGTTTTAGGCGAAAGAGTCATGGTCGATCACTCCAGCGTGGTGATTGGCAAAGTAACACTAGGCGATGATGTTGGTATCTGGCCCCTTGTCGCCATACGCGGTGATGTTAACTACATTACGATCGGCGCCCGAAGCAATATTCAGGATGGATCAGTGCTCCATATCACCCACTGTTCAGAGAAAAAACCAGAAGGTAACCCGCTTATTATTGGGGAAGATGTCACGGTGGGTCATAAAGCGATGCTGCACGGTTGCCGAATAGGAAATCGGGTTCTGGTAGGAATGGGGTCAATACTTCTGGATGGCGCCATTGTTGAAGATGATGTCATGATTGGTGCTGGTAGCCTGGTCCCTCCAGGAAAACGACTAGAAAAGGGACATCTATACCTCGGCAGCCCAGTCAAAAAAATTAGACCACTGACACAAGAAGAAATAGAAGGATTAATTTACTCGGCAAACAACTATGTTCGTTGGAAAGATGAATATCTCGCTCAGGACAACGAGTAG
- the smg gene encoding DUF494 family protein Smg: MFDVLMYLFESYIHNETEMRVDQDTLTDDLTRAGFDRNDIYSALSWLEKLADIQEGQTAPLYLANDPLAMRIYTQDETLRLDAECRGFLLFLEQIQVLNLETREMVIERVMALETQEFDLEDLKWVILMVLFNVPGCENAYQQMEELLFEVNDGYVQ, encoded by the coding sequence ATGTTCGACGTACTCATGTACTTGTTTGAGAGCTACATCCACAATGAAACTGAAATGCGTGTCGATCAGGATACGTTAACTGATGACCTCACCCGCGCTGGATTTGATCGTAACGATATCTATAGCGCGTTGAGTTGGCTGGAAAAATTAGCCGATATTCAGGAAGGGCAGACTGCACCGCTTTATTTGGCGAACGATCCTCTGGCTATGCGGATCTACACGCAGGATGAAACGTTGCGTCTTGATGCGGAATGTCGTGGCTTTTTATTGTTCCTTGAGCAAATTCAGGTTCTGAATCTTGAAACGCGCGAGATGGTTATCGAACGCGTCATGGCATTGGAAACGCAGGAATTTGATCTGGAAGATCTTAAGTGGGTCATTCTCATGGTGCTTTTCAATGTGCCTGGCTGTGAGAATGCCTATCAGCAAATGGAAGAATTACTCTTTGAGGTCAATGACGGTTATGTGCAATAG
- the aceB gene encoding malate synthase A yields MMQQTINRELAFSQRFGEGEKQILTEEAIDFLTELVAHFTPARNQLLAERQVQQRNIDQGKLPDFISETASIRDKTWTIRGIPDDLQDRRVEITGPVERKMVINALNANVKVFMADFEDSLSPGWEKVIDGQINLRDAVRGTISYINEAGKIYQLKPNPAVLICRVRGLHLPEKHVSWQGEAIPGSLFDFALYFFHNYQELLKKGSGPYFYLPKTQSWQEAAWWNDVFCYTEDRFDLPRGTIKATVLIETLPAVFQMDEILYHLRDHIVGLNCGRWDYIFSYIKTLKNHGDRVLPDRQSVTMEKPFLSAYSRLLIKTCHRRGAFAMGGMAAFIPSKDAERNNWVLDKVRKDKELEAHNGHDGTWVAHPGLADAVMEVFDRALGERKNQLNIGREQDAPIRAEELLEPCPGERTEVGMRANIRVAVQYIEAWISGNGCVPIYGLMEDAATAEISRTSIWQWIRHGKTLSDGRVITKALFRQMLAEEMFVIQEELGDARFSGGRFDDAARLMEQITTQDELIDFLTLPGYALLD; encoded by the coding sequence ATGATGCAGCAGACGATAAACAGAGAATTGGCGTTTAGTCAGCGTTTTGGTGAAGGTGAGAAGCAAATTCTTACGGAGGAAGCGATTGATTTCTTAACGGAGCTGGTCGCGCATTTCACGCCGGCACGTAATCAGTTGCTCGCCGAACGGCAGGTCCAGCAGCGTAATATCGATCAGGGTAAGCTTCCTGATTTTATTTCAGAAACGGCTTCCATTCGTGATAAGACGTGGACAATACGCGGTATTCCCGATGACCTTCAGGATCGTCGCGTTGAGATTACCGGCCCGGTTGAACGCAAGATGGTAATCAATGCGTTGAATGCCAATGTGAAAGTTTTCATGGCGGACTTTGAAGATTCACTGTCGCCGGGATGGGAAAAGGTCATCGACGGGCAAATCAACTTGCGGGATGCCGTACGCGGTACGATTTCCTATATCAACGAAGCAGGAAAAATTTACCAGTTGAAGCCCAATCCTGCTGTATTGATTTGCCGCGTGCGTGGGTTGCATTTGCCTGAAAAACACGTGTCCTGGCAGGGGGAGGCCATTCCTGGCAGCCTGTTTGATTTCGCACTGTATTTTTTCCACAACTATCAGGAATTGCTGAAGAAAGGTAGCGGCCCTTACTTCTATCTGCCCAAGACGCAGTCATGGCAGGAAGCGGCCTGGTGGAATGACGTTTTCTGTTATACGGAAGATCGTTTTGACCTGCCGCGTGGGACGATCAAAGCGACGGTGTTGATTGAAACGCTGCCTGCTGTTTTCCAGATGGACGAGATCCTCTATCACTTGCGCGATCATATCGTTGGGCTGAACTGCGGGCGCTGGGATTACATCTTCAGCTATATCAAAACATTAAAGAACCACGGCGATCGCGTGCTGCCTGACCGCCAGTCGGTAACGATGGAAAAACCCTTCCTTAGCGCTTACTCACGGTTGTTGATCAAGACCTGCCATCGTCGTGGCGCGTTCGCCATGGGCGGGATGGCGGCGTTCATTCCAAGTAAGGATGCGGAACGCAATAACTGGGTATTGGATAAGGTACGTAAAGACAAAGAGTTAGAAGCTCACAATGGGCATGATGGCACCTGGGTGGCCCATCCGGGGCTGGCTGATGCCGTGATGGAGGTGTTCGATCGAGCGTTAGGTGAGCGTAAAAATCAGCTCAATATCGGCCGTGAACAGGATGCCCCCATTCGTGCCGAGGAATTGCTTGAGCCTTGTCCGGGAGAGCGCACGGAAGTGGGGATGCGCGCGAATATTCGCGTTGCGGTGCAGTACATCGAGGCATGGATATCCGGTAATGGCTGCGTCCCGATTTATGGGCTGATGGAGGACGCGGCGACGGCAGAAATCTCCCGCACCTCAATCTGGCAGTGGATTCGCCACGGCAAGACATTGAGCGATGGTCGAGTGATCACCAAGGCGCTGTTCCGACAGATGCTGGCCGAAGAGATGTTTGTGATTCAGGAGGAGCTCGGCGATGCCCGTTTCAGTGGAGGGCGTTTTGATGACGCCGCCCGGCTGATGGAGCAAATCACCACGCAAGATGAGCTGATCGACTTCCTGACGTTACCCGGCTACGCACTGCTTGATTAA
- the dprA gene encoding DNA-protecting protein DprA codes for MLSTEIWLRMTGVKHLSARRARAIVSKLIDLNMFDNESLSTLGLSDAQITQFYSYEHKVLEETLNWLSYPNHHLVTCEDALYPFLLSNIRDFPLLLFVSGSPELLASPQISIIGSRSSSVYGERWGGFFAQELAANELTVTSGLAIGIDGIAHRAALDTGGRTIAVLGSGLENIYPKRHAKLAERICGDGGALVSEFPLAMPPFPTNFPRRNRIISGLGLGVLVIEASIRSGSLVTARYALEQGREVFALPGPIGNPMTEGTHWLIQQGASLVTHPKDILEQLVSELQWLPMESGQTISNEEEDGELPFADVLANVGDEVTPVDVVAERAGQPVPEIVTKLLELELAGWIAAVPGGYVRLRRAGHVRRTHVLV; via the coding sequence ATGCTATCAACGGAAATTTGGCTACGTATGACGGGTGTAAAGCACCTGAGCGCCAGACGTGCTCGGGCTATTGTCAGCAAGCTTATTGATTTAAATATGTTCGATAATGAGAGTCTGAGCACATTAGGTTTGTCTGATGCTCAAATTACACAATTCTATTCTTATGAACATAAGGTCCTGGAAGAAACACTCAATTGGTTGTCTTATCCCAATCATCATCTCGTGACGTGTGAAGATGCCCTGTATCCCTTTCTGTTGAGCAATATTCGTGATTTTCCGCTGTTGCTTTTTGTGTCTGGTTCTCCTGAGCTATTGGCATCGCCGCAAATATCGATTATTGGCAGCCGAAGTAGCAGTGTTTACGGCGAACGCTGGGGAGGTTTTTTTGCTCAAGAACTTGCAGCAAATGAACTCACAGTGACAAGTGGGTTAGCAATTGGCATTGATGGTATTGCTCATCGCGCTGCTTTGGATACGGGAGGGAGAACGATTGCTGTGTTGGGAAGTGGACTGGAGAATATTTATCCTAAGCGGCACGCTAAGCTTGCCGAACGTATTTGTGGCGATGGCGGCGCGCTGGTCTCCGAATTTCCCCTCGCAATGCCGCCTTTCCCAACCAACTTCCCTAGAAGAAATCGCATTATCAGCGGGCTAGGGCTGGGCGTTCTGGTCATTGAGGCGTCTATCCGTAGCGGGTCTCTGGTCACTGCGCGTTATGCTTTAGAGCAAGGACGGGAGGTTTTCGCTCTGCCTGGGCCAATCGGTAATCCGATGACCGAGGGGACGCACTGGTTGATCCAGCAAGGAGCCAGTCTGGTGACACATCCGAAGGATATTCTTGAGCAATTGGTGAGTGAGCTACAGTGGCTGCCAATGGAAAGCGGGCAAACTATTTCTAACGAAGAAGAGGATGGCGAATTGCCATTTGCCGACGTGTTGGCTAACGTAGGAGATGAGGTTACACCTGTTGACGTTGTCGCTGAACGTGCCGGCCAACCTGTGCCAGAGATAGTCACTAAGCTATTAGAGCTGGAGTTAGCAGGATGGATCGCAGCAGTACCCGGCGGCTATGTCCGATTAAGGAGGGCAGGCCATGTTCGACGTACTCATGTACTTGTTTGA
- a CDS encoding topoisomerase DNA-binding C4 zinc finger domain-containing protein translates to MAKSVLFAEKKQEICPDCGSVLVIRSGRHGPFLGCSAYPECEFIRPLKAQADGHIVKVLDGQQCPLCQSTLVLRQGRYGMFIGCGNYPECHHTETIDRPDDTAIRCPQCNEGTLLQRKSRYGKVFHSCDRYPDCQFTLNHKPIAGECPSCHYALLFEKKTAQGIKLFCASKLCGKPVTAEVDKNE, encoded by the coding sequence ATGGCTAAGTCCGTACTGTTTGCTGAAAAAAAACAGGAAATATGCCCAGACTGTGGGTCAGTGCTGGTTATCCGTTCTGGCCGGCACGGCCCATTCTTAGGCTGTTCTGCGTATCCAGAATGCGAATTTATTCGCCCACTGAAAGCGCAGGCTGATGGACATATCGTCAAAGTGTTGGATGGGCAACAGTGCCCGCTTTGTCAGTCGACGTTGGTACTAAGGCAAGGCCGTTATGGGATGTTCATCGGCTGTGGCAATTACCCTGAATGCCATCATACTGAGACTATCGATCGCCCTGATGACACGGCGATTCGATGCCCACAGTGTAATGAAGGCACCTTGTTACAGCGTAAGTCTCGCTACGGTAAGGTATTTCATTCTTGCGATCGCTATCCCGATTGCCAGTTTACGTTAAACCATAAGCCGATAGCGGGTGAATGTCCTTCTTGCCATTACGCCTTATTGTTTGAGAAAAAAACGGCACAAGGCATCAAGCTATTTTGTGCCAGTAAATTATGTGGAAAGCCAGTAACGGCAGAAGTTGATAAGAATGAGTGA
- the tsaC gene encoding L-threonylcarbamoyladenylate synthase type 1 TsaC, which yields MSDVSDELMIPVLRELHNEQVIAYPTEAVFGLGCDPDSEVAVNRLLALKQRPWQKGLILIAADFSQLAPYIDDSVLSDEQKAMMFSTWPGPVTWVLPAKRTTPQWLTGQFSSLAVRVSDHPLVKELCQRYGKPLVSTSANLSGQPPCRTAQEVSQQFGDDFPVLVGDVGGRMNPSEIRDVLTGELIRQG from the coding sequence ATGAGTGATGTCTCTGATGAACTAATGATTCCTGTTTTACGGGAATTACATAATGAACAGGTTATTGCGTACCCGACTGAGGCGGTATTTGGGTTGGGCTGCGATCCTGATAGTGAAGTGGCGGTTAATCGTCTGCTAGCTTTAAAGCAGCGCCCCTGGCAAAAAGGGTTGATCCTGATTGCGGCAGATTTTAGCCAACTGGCTCCTTATATTGATGACAGCGTGTTATCCGATGAGCAGAAGGCGATGATGTTTTCCACATGGCCTGGTCCGGTTACTTGGGTATTACCTGCAAAACGTACGACTCCACAATGGTTAACGGGGCAATTTTCTTCTCTTGCTGTGCGCGTTAGTGACCATCCGTTAGTTAAAGAACTGTGCCAGCGTTACGGTAAACCGTTGGTGTCGACCAGCGCCAATTTAAGTGGTCAACCTCCTTGCCGTACGGCTCAGGAAGTTTCTCAACAATTTGGTGATGATTTTCCTGTGCTAGTTGGGGATGTTGGCGGAAGAATGAACCCATCCGAAATCAGGGATGTATTAACAGGCGAGCTTATTCGTCAGGGGTAA
- the aceA gene encoding isocitrate lyase has product MTTSRTQQVQHIEKEWKTARWEGITRPYSAEDVINLRGSVNPECTLAQLGAAKLWNLLHGDARKGYVNCLGALTGGQALQQAKAGIEAIYLSGWQVAADANLASSMYPDQSLYPANSVPAVIERINNTFRRADQIQWANHIEPGDKRHTDYFLPIVADAEAGFGGVLNAFELMKSMIEAGAAAVHFEDQLASAKKCGHMGGKVLVPTQEAIQKLIAARLAADVMGVPTLLVARTDADAADLLTSDCDEYDRDFITGERTVEGFYRTRAGIEQAISRGLAYAPYADLVWCETSTPDLSLARRFAEAIHAKFPGKLLAYNCSPSFNWKKNLDDSTIARFQDELSAMGYKYQFITLAGIHSMWFNMFDLAHAYAQGEGMRHYVEKVQQPEFEAIKDGYTFSSHQQEVGTGYFDKVTNIIQGGESSVTALTGSTEEQQF; this is encoded by the coding sequence ATGACGACCTCTCGTACCCAACAAGTCCAGCATATTGAAAAAGAGTGGAAAACCGCGCGTTGGGAAGGTATTACGCGCCCCTACAGCGCAGAAGATGTGATTAATCTACGGGGTTCGGTGAACCCGGAATGTACGCTCGCGCAGCTCGGTGCTGCGAAGCTGTGGAACCTGCTACATGGTGATGCGCGCAAAGGCTATGTGAATTGCCTGGGGGCGCTGACCGGCGGACAGGCTTTACAGCAGGCGAAAGCTGGCATTGAGGCGATTTACCTTTCCGGCTGGCAGGTGGCGGCGGATGCCAATCTGGCGTCCAGCATGTATCCCGATCAGTCGCTCTACCCAGCGAACTCCGTGCCCGCGGTGATTGAACGCATCAATAACACGTTTCGGCGTGCCGATCAGATTCAGTGGGCGAATCACATTGAGCCGGGCGACAAGCGCCATACCGACTACTTCCTGCCGATTGTGGCGGATGCGGAGGCAGGGTTCGGCGGCGTGCTTAATGCGTTTGAGCTGATGAAATCGATGATTGAAGCGGGTGCCGCAGCGGTGCACTTTGAGGATCAACTGGCATCGGCGAAAAAATGCGGACACATGGGAGGGAAGGTGCTGGTGCCGACTCAGGAGGCCATTCAGAAGCTGATCGCGGCGCGGCTGGCGGCGGATGTTATGGGCGTGCCGACCTTACTAGTTGCGCGAACCGATGCGGATGCGGCGGATTTGCTGACGTCCGACTGCGACGAATATGACCGTGATTTCATCACTGGAGAACGCACGGTAGAAGGCTTCTATCGTACGCGTGCTGGAATTGAGCAGGCAATCAGCCGTGGTCTGGCTTACGCGCCTTATGCCGATCTGGTGTGGTGCGAAACCTCAACACCGGATTTATCTCTGGCGCGTCGTTTTGCAGAAGCGATTCATGCGAAGTTCCCCGGTAAGCTGCTGGCGTACAACTGTTCACCTTCCTTTAACTGGAAGAAAAATCTGGATGACAGCACGATTGCGCGTTTTCAGGATGAGCTGTCGGCGATGGGCTATAAGTACCAATTCATTACGCTGGCCGGCATTCATAGTATGTGGTTCAACATGTTTGACCTGGCGCACGCCTATGCACAGGGTGAAGGGATGCGGCACTATGTAGAAAAAGTGCAACAGCCTGAATTTGAGGCGATTAAAGACGGCTATACCTTCTCATCGCATCAGCAGGAGGTCGGTACCGGCTACTTCGATAAGGTGACGAACATCATTCAGGGAGGCGAGTCTTCAGTGACGGCGCTGACGGGATCGACGGAAGAACAACAGTTCTGA
- the aroE gene encoding shikimate dehydrogenase, protein MSEVTSFAVFGNPIAHSKSPRIHELFAAQTGITLTYERVLAPLDDFEQMLRQYFLNGAGGANVTAPFKERAFAEADERSECAALAGAVNTLKRLSDGRLFGDNTDGIGLLSDLQRLALVKPLDRVLLVGAGGAARGVIQPLLAYGCTVVLTNRTFSKADELVKVFSGIGDIHAVSLDDLHGLSFDLIINATSSGMYDSIPNLPPELISPETCCYDMFYLPQLTPFLSWCVQHGAIHYADGLGMLVGQAAHAFKIWHGVMPDVEPVIALLKQDLAT, encoded by the coding sequence GTGTCTGAAGTAACGTCTTTTGCAGTTTTTGGCAATCCGATTGCGCATAGTAAATCACCTCGCATACATGAGCTATTTGCTGCACAGACGGGGATAACGTTAACGTACGAGCGCGTTTTAGCGCCTCTGGATGATTTTGAGCAAATGCTGCGTCAGTATTTTCTCAATGGTGCTGGTGGTGCGAATGTCACTGCGCCCTTTAAAGAGCGTGCCTTTGCCGAAGCTGATGAGCGTAGCGAATGCGCGGCGCTTGCAGGGGCGGTTAATACATTGAAGAGACTGAGTGACGGTCGCCTATTTGGTGATAATACAGATGGTATTGGTTTACTTAGCGATCTGCAACGATTGGCGCTGGTGAAGCCGTTGGATCGTGTGTTGCTGGTGGGGGCCGGCGGCGCGGCGCGCGGGGTTATCCAACCCTTACTGGCTTATGGCTGTACGGTTGTGCTGACGAATAGGACGTTTTCCAAGGCTGATGAATTGGTTAAGGTCTTCAGTGGTATTGGAGATATTCATGCTGTTTCCCTCGACGATTTGCATGGTCTATCATTCGATCTGATCATTAACGCGACATCTTCCGGGATGTACGACAGTATTCCTAACTTACCGCCAGAACTCATTTCACCGGAAACATGCTGTTATGACATGTTCTATCTGCCACAACTGACACCTTTTTTGTCATGGTGCGTACAGCATGGTGCTATCCACTATGCAGATGGTTTGGGAATGTTGGTGGGGCAAGCGGCACATGCGTTTAAGATTTGGCATGGGGTGATGCCAGATGTAGAACCAGTAATTGCTTTGCTAAAGCAGGATCTTGCGACGTGA
- a CDS encoding DUF1488 domain-containing protein yields MNQAIQFPDRESWDDKAMAIRCPVLVNGFQQECLVSAELLQQRYGGNSPEQWLSLFREYRWDLEDELEKMIVAEEWDDEGYYSLS; encoded by the coding sequence GTGAATCAGGCGATCCAGTTCCCAGATCGTGAAAGTTGGGATGATAAGGCCATGGCGATCCGTTGCCCTGTTTTAGTGAATGGCTTTCAGCAGGAATGCTTAGTGAGCGCAGAGCTGCTTCAGCAACGCTATGGTGGTAATAGCCCTGAACAGTGGCTGTCACTGTTCAGGGAATATCGATGGGACCTTGAAGATGAACTGGAGAAAATGATCGTTGCTGAAGAATGGGATGATGAAGGTTACTACTCGTTGTCCTGA
- the def gene encoding peptide deformylase: MAVLQVLHFPDERLRITAQPVKEVNADIQRIVDDMFDTMYEEEGIGLAATQVDIHQRIIVIDVSEERDQRLVLINPELIEKSGDTGIEEGCLSIPETRALVPRAEHVKVRALDREGKTFELEASELLAICIQHEMDHLVGKLFIDYLSPLKRQRIRQKLEKLAKQNSRAR; this comes from the coding sequence ATGGCAGTTTTGCAGGTATTACATTTCCCAGACGAGCGGCTCCGCATTACTGCGCAGCCCGTAAAAGAAGTCAATGCAGATATTCAACGTATCGTGGATGATATGTTCGATACCATGTACGAAGAAGAAGGTATTGGACTGGCCGCGACACAGGTGGATATCCATCAACGTATCATTGTTATTGACGTCTCTGAAGAACGAGACCAACGGCTGGTGCTAATCAATCCCGAACTGATTGAAAAGAGCGGCGATACTGGTATCGAAGAGGGTTGCCTGTCGATCCCTGAAACGCGCGCGCTGGTTCCTCGTGCAGAGCATGTAAAAGTGCGTGCATTGGATCGTGAAGGTAAGACGTTCGAACTTGAAGCAAGCGAGCTACTGGCCATTTGTATTCAACATGAAATGGATCACTTGGTTGGGAAACTGTTTATCGATTACCTTTCCCCACTTAAACGCCAGCGCATTCGTCAAAAACTGGAAAAACTGGCTAAGCAGAATAGCCGAGCCCGCTAA
- the metA gene encoding homoserine O-succinyltransferase, giving the protein MPIRVPDELPAVNFLRNENVFVMTSSRAKTQEIRPLKVLVLNLMPKKIETENQFLRLLSNSPLQIDIQLLRIDSRESKNTPAEHLNNFYCDFDDIQNDNFDGLIVTGAPLGLVDFCDVVYWPQIARVIEWAKEHVTSTLFVCWAVQAALNILYGIPKMTLKEKLSGVYSHQTLQPHALLTRGFDETFLAPHSRYADFPADVIRQHTDLDILVESEQAGAYLFASKDKRLAFVTGHPEYDALTLAGEFFRDYDAGLDPAVPVNYFPDDNPELAPKASWRSHGHLLFVNWLNYYVYQITPYDLRRMNPTLD; this is encoded by the coding sequence ATGCCAATTCGGGTTCCTGATGAGTTACCAGCTGTCAATTTTCTGCGTAATGAGAACGTCTTTGTCATGACGTCCTCGCGTGCTAAAACGCAGGAAATTCGTCCCCTTAAAGTGCTGGTGCTGAACCTGATGCCTAAAAAGATCGAGACTGAAAACCAGTTTCTGCGCCTGTTATCCAACTCTCCCCTACAGATTGATATCCAGCTGTTGCGTATTGATAGCCGTGAATCAAAGAATACGCCGGCCGAGCATTTGAATAACTTCTACTGCGATTTCGACGATATTCAGAACGACAATTTTGATGGCCTGATTGTGACGGGCGCACCGTTGGGATTAGTCGATTTCTGCGATGTTGTTTATTGGCCACAGATCGCGCGTGTCATCGAGTGGGCAAAAGAGCATGTTACCTCCACATTATTTGTGTGTTGGGCTGTGCAGGCCGCTCTCAATATCCTCTACGGTATTCCTAAGATGACCCTCAAGGAAAAGCTCTCTGGCGTTTATTCGCATCAGACGTTACAACCCCATGCGTTGCTGACCCGCGGTTTTGATGAAACGTTTCTGGCTCCGCATTCGCGCTATGCGGATTTCCCGGCTGATGTGATTCGGCAGCATACAGATTTGGATATTCTGGTTGAGTCAGAGCAAGCCGGGGCCTATTTGTTTGCCAGCAAAGATAAGCGTCTGGCGTTTGTTACCGGACACCCAGAGTACGACGCTCTGACGTTAGCTGGAGAGTTTTTCCGTGATTATGATGCCGGATTGGATCCAGCGGTTCCGGTTAATTATTTCCCTGACGACAACCCTGAACTGGCACCGAAAGCTAGCTGGCGTAGTCACGGTCATCTGCTTTTTGTTAACTGGCTGAATTACTACGTCTACCAGATTACGCCTTACGATTTACGTCGAATGAACCCTACGCTGGACTAA
- the aceK gene encoding bifunctional isocitrate dehydrogenase kinase/phosphatase yields MTRDLEKLVAQTILQGFDAQYGRFLEVTAGAQQRFEQADWPAVQQAMKQRIHLYDHHVGLVVEQLRCITGIRCDDADFLARVKHIYTRLLPDYPRFEIAESFFNSVYCRLFNHRELTPDKLFVFSSQPEQRFREIPRPIAKTFVPTDGWQNMLEKLLGDVPLRLPWEDLPRDIGYIVAYLQRTFSAEQLAQATLQVANELFYRNKAAWLVGKLSLPDGIFPFLLPIHHNERGALFIDTCLTSQADASIVFGFARSYFMVYAPLPSALVAWLRDILPGKTTAELYLAIGCQKHSKTEYYREYLHYIAESEEQFIIAPGVKGMVMLVFTLPFFDRVFKVIKDRFAPQKEVSAERVMACYQLVKEHDRVGRMADTQEYENFVIDKHRISSELLDELWREVPDKLEDLGDRLVIRHLYMERRMTPLNLYLEQANAQQLHDVIEEYGNAIKQLAAANIFPGDMLFKNFGVTRHGRVVFYDYDEICYMTEVNFRKIPPPRHPEDELAAEPWYSVAPNDVFPEEFPHFLCSDRHIRTLFEEMHGDLFCADYWRALQQRIREGHIEDVYAYRRRKRFSQRAAI; encoded by the coding sequence ATGACGCGTGACCTTGAAAAGTTGGTGGCGCAGACGATCCTGCAGGGATTTGATGCGCAATATGGACGTTTTCTTGAAGTGACGGCGGGGGCGCAGCAGCGCTTTGAACAGGCTGACTGGCCTGCCGTACAGCAGGCGATGAAACAGCGTATTCACCTATACGATCACCACGTTGGTTTGGTGGTCGAACAGTTGCGCTGTATTACCGGTATCCGCTGCGATGATGCGGATTTTTTGGCGCGCGTGAAGCATATCTACACCCGCTTACTGCCAGACTACCCGCGTTTTGAAATTGCCGAGAGTTTCTTTAATTCCGTCTACTGTCGGCTGTTCAACCATCGGGAACTGACGCCGGATAAGCTGTTTGTTTTCAGCTCTCAGCCTGAACAACGTTTTCGTGAGATTCCCCGGCCTATCGCCAAGACGTTTGTGCCCACTGACGGTTGGCAGAACATGTTGGAAAAGCTGCTGGGTGATGTGCCACTGCGGTTACCGTGGGAAGATTTACCGCGTGATATTGGCTATATCGTTGCGTATTTACAGCGCACGTTTTCTGCGGAGCAGCTTGCTCAGGCGACGTTACAGGTGGCTAACGAACTGTTTTATCGCAACAAAGCGGCCTGGCTGGTGGGCAAGTTGTCGCTTCCTGACGGTATTTTTCCGTTCCTGTTGCCGATTCATCACAATGAACGTGGTGCGCTATTTATTGATACCTGCTTAACCAGTCAGGCAGACGCCAGCATCGTGTTCGGTTTCGCCCGCTCGTACTTTATGGTGTATGCCCCGCTGCCGTCTGCGCTGGTTGCCTGGCTGCGGGATATTTTGCCAGGGAAGACGACGGCGGAGCTTTACTTGGCGATTGGCTGTCAGAAGCACAGTAAAACCGAGTATTACCGTGAATATTTGCACTACATTGCCGAATCAGAAGAGCAGTTCATCATCGCTCCCGGCGTGAAAGGGATGGTGATGCTGGTGTTTACGCTGCCTTTTTTCGATCGCGTATTTAAGGTCATCAAAGATCGTTTTGCGCCACAGAAAGAGGTGAGTGCGGAGCGGGTCATGGCGTGCTATCAACTGGTGAAAGAACATGATCGCGTCGGGCGCATGGCGGACACGCAGGAATATGAAAATTTCGTCATTGATAAACACCGTATTAGCTCGGAATTGCTGGATGAACTTTGGCGTGAGGTGCCGGATAAGCTGGAAGATCTGGGCGATCGGTTGGTGATCCGGCATTTGTACATGGAACGCCGGATGACGCCGTTGAATCTCTATCTGGAGCAGGCAAACGCACAGCAGTTGCATGATGTGATTGAAGAGTATGGCAATGCCATCAAGCAGCTGGCAGCAGCGAACATTTTCCCCGGCGATATGCTCTTTAAGAACTTCGGCGTCACGCGTCATGGGCGAGTCGTGTTCTATGACTACGATGAAATTTGCTACATGACCGAGGTGAATTTCCGCAAAATACCGCCGCCGCGTCACCCGGAAGATGAACTGGCCGCAGAACCGTGGTACAGCGTCGCGCCGAATGATGTGTTTCCCGAAGAGTTTCCCCATTTCCTGTGTAGCGACCGCCACATTCGTACGCTGTTTGAGGAAATGCACGGCGATCTGTTTTGCGCGGATTACTGGCGAGCACTACAGCAGCGTATCAGGGAAGGGCACATTGAGGATGTGTACGCCTACCGACGCCGCAAGCGTTTTAGTCAGCGTGCTGCAATTTGA